Proteins co-encoded in one Paraburkholderia terrae genomic window:
- a CDS encoding ribose-phosphate pyrophosphokinase: MSSHDGLMVFTGNANPALAQEVVKILGIPLGKAMVSRFSDGEIQVEIQENVRGKDVFVLQSTCAPTNDNLMELMIMVDALKRASAGRITAAIPYFGYARQDRRPRSARVAISAKVVANMLEIAGVERIITMDLHADQIQGFFDIPVDNIYATPVLLGDLRKQNHENLLVVSPDVGGVVRARALAKQLNCDLAIIDKRRPKANVAEVMNIIGEVDGRTCVIMDDMVDTAGTLCKAAQVLKERGATKVFAYATHPVLSGGAGPRIAASALDELVVTDTIPLSEEARSCTKIRSLTSAGLLAETFSRIRRGDSVMSLFAEG; this comes from the coding sequence ATGAGCAGCCATGACGGCCTGATGGTTTTTACTGGCAACGCAAATCCAGCGCTTGCACAGGAAGTCGTCAAGATCCTCGGTATTCCCCTCGGCAAAGCAATGGTCTCCCGTTTCTCCGACGGTGAGATCCAGGTCGAGATTCAGGAAAACGTACGTGGCAAGGACGTCTTCGTCCTCCAGTCCACCTGCGCGCCGACCAACGACAATCTGATGGAACTGATGATCATGGTCGATGCGCTCAAGCGCGCATCCGCTGGCCGGATCACTGCAGCCATCCCCTACTTCGGCTATGCCCGTCAAGATCGACGCCCGCGCTCGGCGCGCGTTGCCATCTCGGCGAAGGTCGTGGCGAACATGCTGGAAATCGCTGGCGTCGAGCGGATCATCACGATGGATCTGCACGCTGACCAGATTCAAGGTTTCTTCGACATTCCCGTCGACAACATCTACGCTACGCCCGTTCTGCTCGGCGATCTGCGCAAGCAGAATCACGAGAACCTGCTGGTCGTGTCGCCAGACGTCGGCGGTGTGGTCCGCGCCCGTGCGCTGGCCAAGCAGCTGAACTGCGATCTCGCCATCATCGACAAGCGTCGTCCGAAGGCGAATGTCGCCGAAGTGATGAACATCATCGGTGAAGTCGACGGCCGCACCTGCGTGATCATGGACGACATGGTCGACACGGCGGGCACGCTCTGCAAGGCAGCACAAGTGCTGAAAGAACGCGGCGCAACGAAGGTGTTCGCTTACGCGACGCACCCGGTTCTGTCGGGTGGCGCGGGTCCGCGCATCGCGGCATCGGCGCTCGACGAACTCGTCGTCACCGACACGATCCCGCTTAGCGAAGAAGCCCGCTCATGCACGAAGATCCGCTCGCTGACGAGCGCCGGTCTGCTAGCTGAAACGTTCTCGCGTATCCGACGCGGCGACTCGGTGATGTCGCTGTTCGCGGAAGGCTAA
- the ispE gene encoding 4-(cytidine 5'-diphospho)-2-C-methyl-D-erythritol kinase, whose product MIETNDSLRDCLAPAKLNLFLHITGRLPNGYHALQTVFQLLDWGDTLHFTRRDDGAITRGTDIADVPAETDLTVRAAKLLKEHTGTRLGVNIEIDKVLPMGAGLGGGSSDAATTLLALNRLWKLDLPREELQALALKLGADVPFFVFGKNAFAEGVGEALEHVQLPPRHFLVVTPRVHVPTSAIFSEKALTRDTKALIITDFLAQQSCSAEWPDSFGRNDMQQVVVGKYAEVAQVLRWFDNIAPARMTGSGASVFAAFRSRDEAVAAQAKLPVEWNSAVTASLDTHPLFAFAA is encoded by the coding sequence ATGATCGAAACGAACGACTCGCTGCGCGACTGCCTCGCTCCAGCGAAGCTGAACCTCTTCCTGCATATCACCGGCCGTCTGCCGAACGGATATCACGCACTGCAGACGGTATTCCAGTTGCTCGACTGGGGCGACACGCTGCACTTCACGCGTCGCGACGACGGCGCGATCACGCGCGGCACCGACATCGCCGACGTTCCCGCCGAGACCGACCTCACCGTTCGCGCGGCGAAGCTGCTGAAGGAACACACGGGCACGCGCCTAGGCGTGAACATCGAGATCGACAAAGTACTGCCGATGGGCGCGGGCCTTGGCGGCGGCAGCTCGGATGCCGCGACGACGCTGCTCGCGCTGAACCGTCTGTGGAAGCTCGATCTGCCGCGCGAGGAGTTGCAAGCGCTCGCACTGAAGCTCGGCGCCGATGTGCCATTTTTTGTTTTTGGAAAAAATGCATTCGCAGAGGGTGTCGGCGAAGCACTCGAGCATGTACAATTGCCGCCGCGCCACTTTCTGGTGGTGACACCGAGGGTTCACGTTCCAACGTCAGCAATTTTTTCAGAAAAAGCGTTGACAAGAGATACAAAGGCTCTCATAATTACGGACTTTCTTGCACAGCAAAGTTGCAGCGCAGAATGGCCTGATAGCTTCGGCCGGAATGACATGCAGCAAGTTGTCGTGGGAAAATACGCGGAAGTTGCGCAGGTGCTTAGATGGTTTGATAACATCGCGCCGGCGCGGATGACGGGATCAGGCGCAAGCGTTTTTGCAGCGTTCCGTAGTAGAGATGAAGCAGTCGCGGCGCAAGCCAAACTGCCAGTCGAATGGAATAGCGCAGTAACGGCAAGTCTGGATACGCATCCACTCTTTGCTTTCGCGGCATAA
- the lolB gene encoding lipoprotein insertase outer membrane protein LolB, whose amino-acid sequence MHFSFPVFSFPAQRRAALGLAAAAIVALSGCASVQPQGPSTSNAATAVTAQTTRAYHGRFAVQYVDQNGQQRNAYGNFDWQERGDTVTLQLRNPLGQTMAIVTSSPSAATLELPNRQPLTADNVSTLMQNALGFALPVEGLRYWLQPSVAPTSKAKTEKDPQQDTRLKEIQQDGWTIDYIAYADAPATGVKRVNLARTEPPLDIKLVLDQ is encoded by the coding sequence ATGCACTTTTCTTTTCCTGTGTTTTCCTTTCCAGCGCAGCGCCGCGCGGCGCTGGGTCTCGCAGCCGCAGCCATCGTCGCCTTGTCGGGCTGCGCGTCCGTACAGCCGCAAGGTCCGTCCACGTCGAATGCAGCAACGGCCGTCACCGCGCAGACCACTCGCGCGTATCACGGCCGCTTCGCCGTTCAGTACGTCGACCAGAACGGGCAGCAGCGCAATGCGTATGGCAATTTCGACTGGCAGGAACGCGGCGACACCGTGACGCTGCAACTGCGCAACCCGCTTGGACAGACAATGGCGATCGTCACGTCGTCGCCGTCGGCGGCCACGCTCGAACTGCCGAACCGTCAACCGCTGACGGCCGATAACGTCTCCACGCTGATGCAGAACGCGCTGGGCTTCGCGCTGCCTGTCGAAGGGCTGCGCTACTGGCTGCAGCCGTCGGTTGCGCCGACATCGAAGGCGAAGACCGAGAAAGATCCTCAGCAGGATACGCGTCTGAAGGAGATTCAACAGGACGGCTGGACGATCGACTACATCGCCTATGCCGATGCGCCTGCAACCGGCGTGAAGCGCGTGAATCTCGCGCGCACCGAACCACCGCTCGACATCAAGCTCGTGCTCGACCAGTAA
- a CDS encoding tetratricopeptide repeat protein codes for MNLSIVKQFLKRRTGANGVPHAVSARRLLGVAALAVWALGALPAHAQDPSPDTDDNTVSVQDAFGPDSADEKANLPSVALTSQIVFQVLAAEVALQRNQPAPAYQTYLSLARDTHDPRMAQRATEIALAAQSPSDALTAAQLWQQYAPQSERAAQLDASLLVLSGKPDDAKPMLAKELAKIPPENRGNGILALQLLISRGPNRIGGLHVLQDLVANDLNRPEAQFAIARQQLISDDAPGARKSLEQALKLKPDYLPAALMLSQMGPEERKEGIASIEKYVQANPKSHEARLALAQMYLASDRLDDAQKQFEFMQKDNPNDLTPLMALALIKIQQKNLPEAQNYLQQYAQKAEKTPGADPGQAYIYLAQLSLEQKDTAGANRWLDKIPATSTQYIPAQITRAQLLQRDGKSDDARKLLAGIRTQDPHEQALIARTDAAILFDAKRYPEAEARLAQATTDFPDDPDLTYDYAMAAEKNGHFDVMETQLRKLMRTQPDNAQAYNALGYSLADRNQRLQEADKLVEKALALSPNDAFIMDSVGWVKYRLGDTNDAIKVLRKAYDLQPNAEIGAHLGEVLWKSGDQDQARAAWRDARKLEPDNDTLVKTLKRFQVNDL; via the coding sequence ATGAACCTGTCCATCGTTAAGCAGTTTTTGAAGCGCCGGACCGGTGCGAATGGCGTGCCGCACGCTGTTTCCGCACGCCGGCTGCTGGGTGTGGCCGCGCTGGCTGTCTGGGCGCTCGGCGCATTGCCCGCGCATGCGCAGGACCCATCGCCCGATACGGATGACAACACCGTCTCCGTGCAAGATGCTTTCGGCCCCGATTCCGCCGACGAAAAAGCCAATCTGCCCAGCGTCGCGTTGACGAGCCAGATCGTGTTCCAGGTGCTCGCGGCGGAAGTCGCGCTGCAACGCAACCAGCCCGCGCCCGCGTATCAAACCTATCTCTCGCTCGCGCGCGACACGCACGACCCGCGCATGGCGCAGCGCGCGACGGAAATCGCGCTCGCCGCGCAGAGCCCGTCGGATGCGCTGACGGCTGCGCAATTGTGGCAACAGTATGCGCCGCAATCGGAACGCGCCGCGCAACTGGATGCGTCGCTGCTTGTGCTGTCGGGCAAGCCTGACGACGCGAAGCCGATGCTCGCGAAAGAACTCGCGAAGATTCCGCCTGAAAACCGCGGCAACGGCATTCTCGCGCTGCAACTGCTGATCTCGCGCGGGCCGAATCGTATCGGCGGCCTGCACGTGCTGCAGGATCTGGTCGCGAACGACCTGAACCGCCCCGAAGCGCAATTCGCAATCGCGCGTCAGCAGCTCATTTCCGACGATGCGCCCGGTGCGCGCAAATCGCTCGAACAGGCGCTCAAGCTGAAGCCCGACTATCTGCCCGCCGCGTTGATGCTGTCGCAGATGGGACCGGAAGAGCGCAAGGAAGGCATCGCCTCGATCGAGAAATACGTGCAGGCGAATCCGAAGTCGCACGAGGCTCGGCTTGCGCTCGCGCAAATGTATCTGGCCAGCGACCGCCTCGACGACGCGCAGAAGCAGTTCGAGTTCATGCAGAAGGACAACCCGAACGATCTGACGCCGCTGATGGCGCTCGCGCTCATCAAGATCCAGCAGAAGAACTTGCCGGAAGCGCAGAACTATCTGCAGCAATATGCGCAAAAGGCCGAGAAGACGCCGGGCGCCGATCCGGGGCAGGCGTATATCTATCTCGCGCAGTTGTCGCTGGAACAGAAGGACACGGCAGGCGCGAACCGCTGGTTGGACAAGATTCCCGCCACGAGCACGCAGTACATTCCGGCGCAGATCACGCGCGCGCAATTGCTGCAGCGAGACGGCAAATCCGATGACGCGCGCAAGCTGCTCGCGGGCATTCGCACGCAGGACCCGCATGAGCAGGCGTTGATCGCACGCACCGACGCCGCGATTCTGTTCGACGCGAAGCGCTACCCGGAAGCCGAAGCGCGTCTTGCCCAGGCCACCACCGATTTCCCCGACGACCCCGATCTCACGTACGACTACGCGATGGCTGCCGAAAAGAACGGCCATTTCGACGTGATGGAAACGCAGTTGCGCAAGCTGATGCGCACGCAACCAGACAACGCGCAGGCGTACAACGCGCTCGGCTATTCGCTCGCGGACCGCAACCAGCGTCTGCAGGAAGCGGACAAGCTGGTCGAGAAGGCGCTGGCGCTGTCGCCTAACGATGCGTTCATCATGGACAGCGTCGGTTGGGTCAAGTACCGGCTCGGCGATACCAACGACGCGATCAAGGTGCTGCGCAAGGCCTACGATCTGCAACCGAACGCCGAAATCGGCGCGCATCTCGGCGAAGTGCTGTGGAAGAGCGGCGACCAGGATCAGGCGCGCGCGGCATGGCGCGATGCCCGCAAGCTCGAACCCGACAACGATACGCTCGTCAAAACGCTCAAACGTTTTCAGGTGAACGATCTCTGA
- the mutM gene encoding bifunctional DNA-formamidopyrimidine glycosylase/DNA-(apurinic or apyrimidinic site) lyase, whose translation MPELPEVEVTRRGIEPYVAGHRVKRVEVRTPALRWPIPPGFARLLQGRLVHKVARRGKYLLFEIDEGWFIVHLGMTGTLRVLRNVPHPPAAAKHDHVDWVFDDFILRFRDPRRFGAVLWHTRSAGDVLEHPLLVDLGVEPFAPSFSGALLHRKTRGRKISVKQALLAGDIVVGVGNIYASESLFRAGIRPTTAAGRISLVRYGLLADAVRVTLAAAIEKGGSTLRDFVGSNGESGYFQLDYFVYDRAGLPCRVCGTPIKQIVQGQRSTYYCPTCQR comes from the coding sequence ATGCCAGAGTTACCAGAAGTCGAGGTTACCCGACGCGGAATCGAACCGTACGTGGCCGGACATCGTGTCAAGCGCGTCGAAGTGCGTACGCCGGCGCTGCGCTGGCCGATTCCGCCCGGTTTCGCACGTCTGCTGCAGGGCCGGCTGGTCCACAAGGTGGCGCGGCGCGGCAAGTACCTGCTGTTCGAGATCGACGAAGGCTGGTTCATCGTGCATCTCGGCATGACGGGGACGCTCAGGGTCCTGCGCAACGTGCCGCATCCGCCGGCCGCTGCGAAGCACGATCACGTCGACTGGGTTTTCGACGACTTCATTTTGCGCTTCCGCGATCCGCGCCGCTTTGGCGCTGTGTTATGGCACACGCGCTCGGCAGGCGACGTGCTCGAGCATCCGCTGCTGGTGGACCTCGGAGTCGAGCCGTTCGCGCCGTCGTTCTCCGGCGCGCTGCTGCATCGAAAGACGCGCGGACGGAAGATTTCGGTGAAGCAGGCGCTGCTTGCAGGCGACATCGTCGTCGGCGTGGGCAACATTTACGCATCTGAAAGCCTTTTTCGCGCGGGTATCCGGCCGACCACGGCCGCCGGGCGCATCTCGCTGGTACGTTACGGTCTGCTTGCAGACGCCGTGCGCGTCACGCTTGCCGCCGCAATCGAGAAGGGCGGCAGCACGTTGCGTGATTTCGTCGGCAGTAATGGCGAGAGCGGCTACTTCCAGCTCGACTATTTCGTCTATGATCGCGCGGGTCTGCCATGCCGCGTGTGCGGCACGCCGATCAAACAGATCGTGCAGGGGCAACGCTCCACTTACTACTGTCCGACCTGTCAGCGCTGA
- the mutY gene encoding A/G-specific adenine glycosylase has translation MSVPASTTVFPTIPTLSDFSVRLIAWQREHGRHDLPWQNTRDPYRIWLSEIMLQQTQVSTVIPYYGRFLARFPDVAALAAAPADDVMTLWAGLGYYTRARNLHRCAQVVIERHGGRFPESVEALAELPGIGRSTAAAIASFAFGARATILDGNVKRVLARVFGVEGFPGEKKVENGMWLLAESLLPVNATDDDISAYTQGLMDFGATLCARGKPDCVRCPFAVDCVANVTGRQRELPAARPKKTVPTRRTWMLLLRDGDTVMLEKRPPSGIWGGLWSLPEAADEASLAQLARDFGATADVSPLAPLTHVFTHFKLDIEPRIAEFDHTAKVASARDADTVWMSLNELDAYGVPAPVRKLLEGLQGSLI, from the coding sequence ATGTCCGTTCCCGCTTCCACGACTGTTTTTCCTACGATACCCACGCTATCCGATTTCTCTGTGCGCCTGATCGCATGGCAGCGCGAACACGGCCGTCACGACCTGCCGTGGCAGAACACGCGCGACCCGTACCGCATCTGGCTGTCCGAAATCATGTTGCAGCAGACGCAGGTGTCGACGGTGATTCCGTACTACGGGCGTTTTCTCGCGCGTTTTCCGGATGTCGCCGCACTCGCCGCCGCGCCCGCCGACGACGTGATGACGCTTTGGGCCGGCCTCGGCTACTACACGCGCGCGCGCAATCTGCATCGCTGCGCGCAGGTCGTCATCGAGCGGCACGGTGGGCGGTTTCCTGAGAGCGTGGAAGCGCTCGCGGAGTTGCCGGGTATCGGACGATCGACGGCGGCCGCGATTGCATCGTTCGCATTCGGCGCCCGTGCGACGATTCTCGACGGTAACGTGAAGCGCGTGCTTGCGCGCGTGTTTGGCGTCGAAGGTTTTCCGGGTGAGAAGAAAGTCGAGAACGGCATGTGGCTGCTGGCGGAATCGCTGCTGCCCGTGAATGCGACCGATGACGACATCAGCGCATACACGCAGGGCCTGATGGATTTCGGCGCGACGCTGTGCGCGCGTGGCAAGCCGGATTGCGTGCGCTGTCCGTTCGCCGTCGATTGCGTGGCGAACGTGACGGGTCGTCAGCGCGAACTACCGGCGGCACGCCCGAAGAAAACGGTGCCGACGCGCCGCACATGGATGCTGCTGCTACGCGACGGTGACACGGTGATGCTCGAAAAGCGCCCGCCGTCAGGTATCTGGGGTGGCTTGTGGAGCCTGCCCGAAGCTGCGGATGAAGCGTCGCTTGCACAGCTCGCGCGCGACTTCGGCGCGACCGCGGATGTGTCACCGCTCGCGCCGCTCACGCACGTGTTCACGCACTTCAAGCTCGACATCGAGCCGCGCATTGCGGAGTTCGATCATACGGCGAAAGTCGCGAGCGCTCGCGACGCCGACACCGTATGGATGTCGCTGAACGAACTGGACGCGTATGGCGTGCCCGCGCCCGTGCGCAAGCTTCTCGAAGGCCTGCAGGGTTCGCTGATCTGA
- a CDS encoding LON peptidase substrate-binding domain-containing protein, translating to MSSTPSVLADVPLFPLHTVLFPDGLLPLKIFEARYLDMARDCLRDNTSFGVCLLKSGGEVAQPDEPSVPEHVGCLAEIDVCDVDEFGMLLIRARGTARFRLLSHRVEQGGLLVGMAELIGSDVPLEGTHYMEKFGACAEVLERIIATIRERDAESLPFLEPFKLDDPTWVSNRLSEVLPIALKARQKLMELQDAGARIDIVHHYMQQHQLL from the coding sequence ATGTCCTCTACACCGTCCGTGCTTGCCGATGTGCCGCTGTTTCCTTTGCACACCGTTCTTTTTCCTGATGGACTGCTGCCGCTGAAGATCTTCGAGGCACGCTATCTCGACATGGCGCGCGACTGTTTGCGCGACAACACATCGTTCGGCGTGTGTCTGCTGAAAAGCGGCGGGGAAGTCGCGCAGCCCGATGAGCCGTCCGTGCCGGAGCACGTCGGTTGCCTCGCGGAAATTGACGTGTGCGATGTCGACGAGTTCGGCATGCTGCTGATTCGCGCGCGCGGCACCGCGCGGTTCCGGCTGCTGTCGCATCGTGTCGAACAAGGCGGCCTGCTCGTCGGGATGGCCGAGTTGATCGGCAGCGACGTGCCGCTCGAAGGCACCCATTACATGGAAAAGTTCGGCGCGTGTGCGGAAGTGCTGGAGCGCATCATCGCGACGATACGCGAGCGCGATGCCGAGAGCCTGCCGTTCCTCGAGCCGTTCAAGCTCGACGATCCGACCTGGGTGTCGAACCGCCTGTCCGAAGTGCTGCCTATCGCCCTGAAGGCACGGCAAAAGCTGATGGAGCTGCAGGACGCCGGCGCACGGATCGACATCGTGCATCACTACATGCAGCAGCATCAGCTGTTGTAA
- the rapZ gene encoding RNase adapter RapZ, which yields MRIILITGISGSGKSVALNALEDAGYYCVDNLPPRFLPDLAAYLAGDGQDRLAVAIDARSGASLDDMPQMIRDLAGLHDVRVLFLNASTQALIQRFSETRRRHPLSGSPAHDADVGVLTSLAEAIERERELVAGLAEFGHQIDTSNLRANVLRAWVKRFIEQEHTGLALMFESFGFKRGVPLDADFVFDVRTLPNPYYDRELRPLTGLDKPVIDFLDALPVVQQMIGDIESFLQKWLPHFRDDNRSYLTVAIGCTGGQHRSVFIAETLAARFASEANVLVRHRDAPINVDDSSKLVA from the coding sequence ATGCGCATTATCCTGATCACCGGTATCTCCGGCTCCGGCAAGTCTGTCGCTTTGAACGCGCTCGAAGACGCGGGCTACTACTGCGTCGACAATTTGCCGCCGCGCTTTCTGCCCGACCTCGCCGCGTACCTCGCGGGCGATGGCCAGGACCGGCTCGCGGTGGCGATCGACGCGCGCTCGGGCGCCTCGCTCGACGACATGCCGCAAATGATCCGCGATCTCGCCGGCCTGCACGACGTGCGCGTGCTGTTCCTGAACGCCAGCACACAGGCACTGATCCAACGCTTTTCCGAAACACGCCGCCGCCATCCGCTGTCAGGCTCGCCCGCACACGATGCCGACGTCGGCGTGCTGACGTCGCTTGCCGAAGCGATCGAGCGCGAGCGCGAACTCGTCGCGGGGCTCGCCGAATTCGGCCACCAGATCGATACCAGCAACTTGCGGGCAAACGTTTTACGCGCGTGGGTCAAGCGTTTCATCGAGCAGGAGCACACGGGCCTCGCGCTGATGTTCGAGTCGTTCGGCTTCAAACGCGGCGTACCGCTCGACGCCGACTTCGTGTTCGACGTGCGCACGCTGCCGAATCCCTATTACGACCGCGAACTGCGTCCGCTGACAGGACTCGACAAGCCCGTCATCGATTTCCTCGATGCACTGCCCGTGGTTCAGCAGATGATCGGCGACATCGAGTCGTTCCTGCAGAAATGGCTGCCGCATTTCCGCGACGACAATCGCAGTTATCTCACCGTTGCAATTGGTTGTACGGGCGGACAGCACCGCTCGGTATTCATCGCCGAAACGCTTGCCGCGCGTTTCGCGAGCGAAGCAAACGTGTTAGTGCGGCATCGCGATGCGCCGATCAACGTCGACGACTCATCGAAACTGGTCGCCTGA
- the hprK gene encoding HPr(Ser) kinase/phosphatase: MDTSSINAQSIFDDNAAALKLSWLTGHEGWERGFSAETVATATSSADLVGHLNLIHPNRIQVLGEAETNYYQRQSDEDRSRHMAELIALEPPFLVVAGGVAAPPELVLRCTRSSTPLFTTPMSPAAVIDSLRLYMSRILAPRATLHGVFLDILGMGVLLTGDSGLGKSELGLELISRGHGLVADDAVDFVRLGPDFVEGRCPPLLQNLLEVRGLGLLDIKTIFGETAVRRKMKLKLIVQLVRRPDGEFQRLPLESQTVDVLGLPISKVTIQVAAGRNLAVLVEAAVRNTILQLRGIDTLRDFMDRQRLAMQDPDSQFPGKLI, from the coding sequence ATGGATACGTCCAGCATCAACGCCCAAAGTATTTTCGACGACAACGCCGCCGCGCTGAAACTCAGCTGGCTGACGGGGCATGAGGGCTGGGAGCGCGGCTTCTCGGCGGAAACGGTTGCGACTGCAACGTCCAGCGCCGACCTCGTGGGCCACCTTAACCTGATCCACCCGAACCGGATCCAGGTGCTCGGCGAAGCCGAAACCAACTACTACCAGCGTCAATCCGACGAAGACCGCTCGCGCCACATGGCCGAGCTGATCGCGCTCGAGCCGCCGTTCCTGGTTGTCGCGGGCGGCGTCGCCGCGCCGCCGGAACTGGTCCTGCGCTGCACGCGCTCGTCGACGCCGCTCTTCACGACGCCGATGTCGCCCGCTGCCGTGATCGACAGCCTGCGCCTCTACATGTCGCGCATCCTTGCGCCGCGTGCAACGCTGCACGGCGTGTTTCTCGACATTCTCGGCATGGGCGTGCTGCTCACGGGCGACTCGGGCCTCGGCAAGAGCGAGCTTGGCCTCGAACTGATCTCGCGCGGCCACGGTCTGGTCGCCGACGACGCCGTCGACTTCGTGCGCCTCGGCCCGGATTTCGTCGAAGGACGCTGCCCGCCGCTGCTGCAGAATCTGCTCGAAGTGCGCGGCCTCGGCCTGCTCGACATCAAGACGATCTTCGGTGAAACGGCCGTGCGCCGGAAAATGAAGCTGAAGCTGATCGTCCAGCTGGTACGCCGGCCGGACGGCGAATTCCAGCGCCTGCCGCTCGAAAGCCAGACCGTCGACGTGCTCGGCCTGCCCATCAGCAAGGTCACGATTCAGGTGGCTGCCGGCCGAAACCTCGCCGTGCTGGTCGAGGCGGCCGTGCGCAACACGATCCTGCAACTGCGCGGCATCGACACGCTCCGCGACTTCATGGATCGCCAGCGCCTCGCCATGCAAGACCCTGACAGCCAGTTTCCCGGCAAGCTAATCTGA
- a CDS encoding PTS sugar transporter subunit IIA, producing the protein MERFSIATARRIQATFAPVNMNRLAKYLPLENVVVGLAVTSKKRVFEQAGLIFENQNGIARSTVTDNLFARERLGSTGLGEGVAIPHGRIKGLKQPLAAFVRLADPIPFESPDGQPVSLLIFLLVPEQATQQHLEILSEIAQLLSDREARERLHTEEDREALHRLLTQWQP; encoded by the coding sequence ATGGAACGCTTTTCAATCGCCACAGCGAGGAGAATCCAGGCGACCTTTGCGCCTGTCAACATGAATCGTTTAGCCAAATATCTTCCCCTCGAAAACGTCGTCGTCGGTCTCGCGGTTACAAGCAAGAAGCGCGTATTCGAGCAAGCGGGCCTGATCTTCGAAAACCAGAACGGCATCGCCCGCAGCACAGTGACTGACAACCTGTTCGCGCGCGAGCGCCTCGGTTCAACGGGGCTCGGCGAAGGCGTCGCGATCCCGCACGGCCGCATCAAGGGCCTCAAGCAGCCGCTTGCCGCCTTCGTGCGCCTTGCCGATCCGATCCCGTTCGAATCGCCGGACGGCCAGCCCGTGTCGCTGCTCATCTTCCTGCTGGTCCCCGAACAGGCGACGCAGCAGCACCTTGAAATCCTGTCGGAGATCGCCCAACTGTTGTCGGATCGCGAAGCGCGCGAACGGTTGCACACAGAAGAGGACCGCGAGGCGTTGCATCGCCTGCTGACTCAGTGGCAACCTTGA
- the hpf gene encoding ribosome hibernation-promoting factor, HPF/YfiA family: MNLKISGHHLDVTPALREYVITKLDRVLRHFDQVIDGSVVLSVDNHKEKEKRQKVEINLHLKGKDIFVESCDGDLYAAIDLMIDKLDRQVIRHKDRLQGHQHDAIKYQPLAAQPEVPPQ, encoded by the coding sequence ATGAATCTGAAGATCAGTGGACACCATCTCGATGTAACGCCAGCGTTGCGAGAATACGTGATCACCAAACTTGACAGGGTGCTAAGACATTTCGATCAGGTGATCGATGGCAGTGTGGTCCTCTCGGTCGACAACCACAAGGAAAAGGAAAAGAGGCAAAAGGTTGAAATTAACCTGCATCTGAAGGGCAAGGACATTTTTGTCGAAAGCTGTGATGGCGACCTGTACGCCGCGATCGACCTGATGATTGACAAGCTGGACCGGCAAGTCATTCGTCACAAGGATCGCCTGCAGGGCCATCAACATGACGCGATCAAGTATCAGCCGCTGGCGGCACAACCCGAAGTGCCACCGCAGTAA